The Lacipirellula parvula genome window below encodes:
- a CDS encoding DUF1559 domain-containing protein produces the protein MSVFTEQRRANHLQRHGFTLVELLVVIAIIGVLVALLLPAVQAAREAARRSQCVNNSKQIALGCQNYHSAHGALPIGYGMLGKNDYGKGGLATGAEWSWVARLFGVMEQAPISGAIDWDWNPGIVASPSATIKAVRTAKIPGFHCPSDESVSTNWNEGSPCAGGGDIEGWGRLSYAGNFGSIADTSDFRGTAESSYLEASREVGRTPRVDGVFSFNHGDDFGQITDGTSNTLLTAELIVGGVCSMRGAFAYDEGPVFMQFRLPNDTTPDHVRWCDEQDKIPGAKAPCDGAESDLNKILHTARSYHAGGVVTSRCDGSANLISDSVDLIVWRALGTPAGDEVVTLP, from the coding sequence ATGTCAGTTTTCACCGAACAACGAAGAGCGAACCATCTCCAGCGTCATGGATTCACGCTGGTTGAGTTGCTTGTGGTCATTGCCATCATTGGCGTGCTGGTGGCGCTTTTGCTGCCGGCTGTGCAAGCGGCGCGGGAAGCAGCCCGGCGATCGCAGTGCGTCAACAACTCGAAGCAGATCGCGTTAGGATGCCAGAATTACCACTCGGCGCATGGTGCGCTCCCGATCGGGTATGGCATGCTCGGGAAGAACGACTATGGCAAGGGAGGGCTCGCGACGGGCGCTGAATGGTCGTGGGTGGCGCGGCTCTTTGGAGTAATGGAGCAAGCGCCGATTAGCGGAGCGATCGACTGGGACTGGAATCCTGGCATCGTCGCGTCGCCGTCGGCGACCATCAAAGCGGTCCGAACAGCGAAGATCCCTGGCTTCCATTGCCCTTCAGACGAGAGCGTGAGCACCAACTGGAACGAAGGGTCTCCGTGCGCTGGCGGAGGAGATATCGAGGGCTGGGGACGGCTCTCTTACGCGGGCAACTTCGGTAGCATTGCGGACACTTCTGATTTTAGAGGCACTGCGGAATCGAGCTATCTCGAGGCTTCGAGAGAAGTTGGTCGCACGCCGAGAGTTGACGGCGTTTTTAGCTTCAATCACGGCGATGACTTCGGCCAGATCACCGACGGAACGTCGAACACTTTGCTGACTGCGGAACTGATCGTCGGCGGCGTCTGTTCAATGCGGGGAGCCTTCGCGTACGACGAGGGTCCCGTCTTTATGCAGTTCCGTCTGCCGAATGATACGACGCCCGATCACGTTCGTTGGTGTGACGAACAAGACAAGATTCCCGGCGCCAAAGCGCCTTGCGACGGCGCTGAGAGTGATTTGAACAAGATCCTCCACACGGCGCGAAGCTATCACGCAGGCGGCGTCGTTACGAGTCGCTGCGACGGCTCGGCGAATCTGATCAGCGACAGCGTTGATCTCATCGTGTGGCGCGCCCTTGGCACTCCCGCCGGCGACGAGGTGGTGACGCTGCCATGA